The Hymenobacter chitinivorans DSM 11115 genome segment GACCGGCGTTGGGGTAAGCCGAAATATGCACGTCGGCAATGCGGCTCAGCTCCTTGACGTAGACCTGGAGCTGGTCGGCCCCGAGGGCGCAGTTCAGGCCCACGCTCAGCAGGGGTAAGTGGCTGATAGAGTTCCAGAAAGCCTCCACGGTCTGCCCGCTCAAGGTGCGGCCCGAGGCGTCGGTAATCGTGCCCGAAATCATGACCGGCACCACTTTGCCGCCCTCGTCGAAGAACTTCTGCACCGCGTACAGGGCGGCCTTGGCATTAAGCGTGTCGAAGATGGTTTCGATGAGCAGCGTATCCGAGCCGCCTTCTACCAGGCCGCGCACCTGCTCCAGGTAGGCCGTGGCCAGCTCGTCGAAGGTCACGGCGCGGAAGCCGGGCCGGTTCACGTCGGGCGACAACGACGCCGTGCGGTTGGTGGGCCCAATGGCGCCGGCCACGAAGCGGGGCTTCTGCGGGTTCTGGGCCGTGAATTCGTCGGCTACTTCCTTGGCAATGCGGGCCGACTCGAAGTTGAGCTCATACACGATATGCTCCAAGCCGTAGTCGGCCTGGGCAATGGTGGTGCCGCTGAAGGTGTTGGTTTCCACCATGTCGGCCCCGGCGGCGAAGTAATCGGCGTGAATGCCCCGGATGATGTCGGGGCGGGTCAGGCTGAGCAAGTCGTTGTTGCCGCGCAAGGGCTTGGGGTGGTCCTGGAAGCGGGAGCCGCGGAAGTCGGTTTCCTCCAGCTTGTGGCGCTGAATCATGGTGCCCATGGCGCCATCGAGCACGAGGATGCGCTGCTGGAGAATGTCGTAAAGCGGGGAGTCGGGGCGGAGCGTCGTCGGTTGCATATCGGCTCAGTTAAGGAAACTAGCGGCGAAAAAGTGCCTATCCAGAAAGAGCCGCGCAGGGGCGCGTCCTGTTCTTATCTTCTTCCAGAGCCGCAGCTCTAGAATGGGAGTTAGCACCTTGTTTTATTTCAGGTTGCTAAGACGTCGTCGGGCCCAATCCCTCGGTCTTTCTGGATAAGTAACAAAGCGAAGATAGCGCAGGAAATTCCAGAATCCAATTTTAGGCGACCTTGGGGCGTTACGACTTGCCCTACCTGCCTTTATTCGGGCCATAATTCTGGATTATCTGCCGCTGCTATGACCTTACTCTTACCCAGTCGAGCTCTCACAGCTCTTTTACTCATGCTGCCCGGTGTGCTGCAAGCCCAGGCGCCGCCGCCCGCTGAGCACGGCCTGCGGGGTCAGTATTACGACGGCAAAAACTTCGAAAAGCTAGTGCTAACCCGCGTCGACCCGGCTGTCAATTTCGACTGGAGTCGGCGGCAAAGCGGCCCTGGTCAGCCCATCAAATATTTCGTGGCCCCGGCACCGGGGGTGCCCGGCACGTGGTTTTCGGCGCGGTGGACGGGCTTCGTGCTAGCCCCCAAAACCGGCACCTATACCTTCGTCATGGCCTCCGACGACGGCATGCGCGTCTGGGTCGGTGGGCACCAGATCCTGGACTCCTGGGTCGACCAGCCCGTCACGCGTTACACTGCGCAAATGAAACTTACCGCGGGCCGCTACTACTCGGTGCGGGTAGAATACTACCAGGTAGAGCGGGATACGAAGGCTTTACTGGCCTGGCAGCTACCCGGCTCCACCGCCGAGCCGGTACCCGTCCCGACCAGTAATCTGTACGTGAGTCTGCCCGCTGCCGCCCAGCCCTTTGCGGCAAAACTTCCGGCTGCTCCCACGCGCGGAGCCATCAGCAGCATGGCCGCACCAGCCACTAAAACGGCCCCGACAACGGCTACGGCCGTCAAACCCAGTCGCGGCGTGACGGTGCCCGGCCGGCTGCCGGGCGGTATCGGGTTGCAAGCCACGTACTATGCCGGCTCGGTGCGGGGAGCGGCGGTGCACAGCCGGGTAGAGCCGAAGGTGAACGTGACCTGGCGCGGCACCGCGCCTGCGCCCGGCGTGCCGGGACAGGGCTTCTCGGTGCGCTGGACGGGCTACGTCCTGGCCCCCGAATCCGGGATTTACGTGCTGCATACCGAGTGGGACGATGCCACCGACGTGCGCTTTGCCGACGAAAATGTGCTGGCCATGGAGAAGTACGAACCCGAGTATTTCCGGCCCCGCAAGCCCCCGATTCCCGTGGATATGGTGTACAATCTGCAGGCCGGGCAGCTGTACCGCATCGACCTGACTTACAAAAATGTGCAGGGCGTTTCGCGGGCCATCCTCTCGTGGGCCCGGCCGGCGGCGCTGGGCAACCCGGCTACGTTGGAAGCTGCTTTTGCCGCCAAGGACCGCGCCGGACTGACCGTGATACCCCAGCAGTTTCTGTACCCGGAGCTGCCCCGGCCGCTGCCCGAACCCGCGCCGGTTACGGTGGTGGCGCGGCCCGCGAAAGTCCCGGTAGCTGCGCCCAAGCCCGTGTTAGCCGTAGCCCGACCAGCCCGGCCGGTAGTTGCTAAGCCCTCAGCAGTGCCTATTCGGGTAGCGGAGCCGGTGGTAGAGCTGCCCGACCTGAGTGCGCTGAGCAAAGGGGCAGCCGTAACCTTGTCCCAGCTGTACTTCACCCAGAGCACGGCCACGCTGCTGCCATCGTCCCGGCCGCTGCTGAACGCCCTGGTGCAAAAGCTGCGGGAG includes the following:
- a CDS encoding PA14 domain-containing protein; translation: MLPGVLQAQAPPPAEHGLRGQYYDGKNFEKLVLTRVDPAVNFDWSRRQSGPGQPIKYFVAPAPGVPGTWFSARWTGFVLAPKTGTYTFVMASDDGMRVWVGGHQILDSWVDQPVTRYTAQMKLTAGRYYSVRVEYYQVERDTKALLAWQLPGSTAEPVPVPTSNLYVSLPAAAQPFAAKLPAAPTRGAISSMAAPATKTAPTTATAVKPSRGVTVPGRLPGGIGLQATYYAGSVRGAAVHSRVEPKVNVTWRGTAPAPGVPGQGFSVRWTGYVLAPESGIYVLHTEWDDATDVRFADENVLAMEKYEPEYFRPRKPPIPVDMVYNLQAGQLYRIDLTYKNVQGVSRAILSWARPAALGNPATLEAAFAAKDRAGLTVIPQQFLYPELPRPLPEPAPVTVVARPAKVPVAAPKPVLAVARPARPVVAKPSAVPIRVAEPVVELPDLSALSKGAAVTLSQLYFTQSTATLLPSSRPLLNALVQKLREQPGLQLEIAGHTDNVGEPAKNLLLSEQRARVVRRYLVQQGVDSVRLTARGYGGTRPVADNRDPQQRPRNRRVEIVVR